ggacgggctggtgttcggcttgaggtgccgctttatcccggccacgtggtggtcggtcagccgcattacgcgctgatggtacgggctccaacgcctcgtcatcgaattggggtaacaatttgcgcttcgggtaacttttagTTGGGCGATCGAGGCCGTactcctcggctgccaggacattagtccatctgtcgttgagcaggtcttgatcagcttgaagctgctgctgcttcttttttaggctcctcgcagtggctattagtcggcgcttaaagtgctcctgctcgagaggttcctcaggcacgatgaaatcctcgttgccgaggctcacctcatcctcggagactagaagataattactgtcctccgagtcttcatttATGGCCTGTTCCTCAGGGCTGACTCGCCCGTCCTCCCGTTCGTCCTATTCGGAGGTTGGCTCAATGGGGTATTccttgtcttcggcatcgtccggagtattgttttctcttgtgccggtatcgctgtcttttccacggcgtgacttagagcggcgccgctgacgttggAGTTTTGGTTGTATCTccggaggtttatcctcgactggatccttctaATTATCGCCATTGCtctctttaggtgtatccaccatgtacacgtcgtacgaagaagtggccgtccagcgcccAGTAAACGGCGgattttggccctgctcctcttcggcatcgtcgtccataccgtcgaagtcttcggagccgtaatggagcgtgtcggttaagtcttcgacagtggctatgaagtgggcggtgggtgggaagcgaaattctccgtcatcagcctccagttcggaccggatatagttcggctgcgagtcccccgctaaggagagtgttttttgaatgaatttagcacatcgcctaaaggtgagtgccggaagatgtccgcggagctgaattcgacgatcgatgcccgatcaagctcgacgtacgcggatgcacgtggttcggaacctgtagccgAAAACAAGTCCGAGGCTCCGGTGGCGCAGATTCCACCCggggttgggtctgtgtgcggctccaacgccactgagtctgcggcttccgtggcggggttgagcttcccgtcctcggatggcgcgaccTGCTCCGGGTCTAGGGCCAAAGCAGTTACAGGCGCTATCTCCTGGGTGTGGTCCGATGagagatttaagtcatgttcatcgcgatggcagggagcggctgccgtgggctcgaatccatcgaagatcaagtatccgcggatatcagcgacgtaattcaagcttccaaatctgacctgatggccaggggcatagctgtcgatctgctctagatggccaagcgagttggcccgcagtgcgaagccgccgaatacgaagatttgtccggggaggaagacttccccctggacagcattgttgtagatgattgaaggggccatcgaacctcttgaagACGACACAGCGGaattctcaatgaaagcaccaatgccggtgtcaaaaccggcggatctcgggtagggggtcccgaattgtgcgtctaaggttgatggtaataggaggcgggggacacaatgtttacccaagttcgggccctctctatggaggtaataccctacttcctgcttgattgatcttggtgaatatgagtattacaagagttgatctacctcgagatcgtaatggctaaaaccctaaaagtctagcctgtatgactatgattatgattacctctacggactaagccctccggtttatatagacaccggagggaactagggttgtaaaaagtcggttacaaagaaaggaatctttaTATCAGGGTGCCAAGCTTGCCTttcacgccaaggagagtcccatccggacacgggagagagtcttcggtcttgtatcttcacagcccatcagtccggccaacgtatcatagtccggacgcccgaggaccccttaaccCAGGACTCCCTCACAGAGCGCGAACACAGGCCAGTCCACCGTGTGGTCGGTGGTTTCccattttttctgtttttcttttggttttctaTGTTCTCTTCGTTTTGTTTGTTTTTTCGGTCTTTATCAATTTACTCCAAGGAGTAAAAGTTAACTAAATTGGAAGCACATGTTTCATTTCATGGGAGATACAAGTGGTGCCATGCGGGGATGTATGCGGCACTACTCGGAAGTACATTATGCAACCAGAGTATATTGCATTGGTGGGAAGTATAGGTTGCATCGCACGAGGAGTACATGTTCCAGTACACACGAAGCACATGTTTGCAACAGGGGAGAGGTGTGCAAACATGCACTTCCGTGCAACACTACATATACTTCCCACACGTCGCAACCAGGTGGTACAAACATGTACTTCTGACGATTTCTTACAACTACTCATGTATACACATCAAAAAGAGTTTTAGGAATGTTCAGACCATCATGTGGATGGATGAACAAAATACCCTCGATGAATCATACAGAGCACTCTGGGCTAACGTATATATGAGAGCTCCGGCGCTCGAGTTTGACTTCCACACTCTCAAAGCTATGCATGATCTCTACTACCTTCACGTAAAATATGAGCCTAGACGCCCATAGTGTATTCATGTACATTCTTAACCAACCGCGCAAACACTTTCCACCAGAACTCCTTTGCAAGAATATCACCTGGCATGCACATGGCTTTATTGCAAGCCATTGATTCCTAGATCTCATGATCAGTTCACCCCTCAAACACCACTATTAAGACTCCATGAAATGACCAACGCGTTCCTGATATCTACGACAATGCCTTTGTTGAGATTCTTCACTATCATTGCATCGAAATTTAGCTTGATGACCCCTCCGGTGATGCTATCCGGTCTGACTCCTCAAATGGATCTGCTAATGGCAACCTCCTCATGTTGTGCCTCTATCACTTCAGGATAGCCCACCAGTGGTGGTCGGATTTCACACTTCACCGATGAGCAGGTTGCTCGTTAGTGGTAGCTCGCCAATTCTAAGTGATTCCCCATGACGAGTGACTTCATATTTGGCCGCCACTGCTAACCAAAGATAGCCATATATTTGAGATCGTCACTGCTAATTATGTTACGAATAAAAACTTGAACCACATATGATTTATGAAATATGATAGTGCATAATAAATTAGAATAGTAGAAATAAAAAACCGTTCTGAAGTAGGAAAAACTTCTCAAATGTGAACTTCATTTCATTTAATTTCATAAATTTACAAAAATTACTTTTTTTATTTGTAGGAGATACCCAAACCGGCCGACAACACCGGTCGATGGCAAGGGCATTGGCCAAACCCTAACCTTAACCCTCGTTGCAAAAGAAAAAGGCTAAAAGATGGTTCACCAACACACGAAGTGCGGCAAACCACCACTAAAGCCTATTTCCCTCGTGAAATGGTAGCGTATGAAACATCGGCCGCAAAAAGGACATCATTATATATACAATTATACACCCTATGGCCCTCCAAAACATAGAGTCAAACCTGGGTCTGCTCGATTGACTGTGCCAAAACAAAAGTTAGCTTAATTGTGTCTTGATATAATGAGTGTGCCAATATAATTGGACAATAGGAGAAACTGTGTTTAAAATATATTATAAATTGTGAGACAAATGGCAAAATAAACATGGCAACTATCAGCTATACCACAAAAAACTAGCCTATTTACTCTATACGCGATTTCATTATGAATAAGGCACAACCAAAATGACATTTTCCCCCGCAAAAATAAAATGACCATGTCCAGTCACTTTTAATGCCTCGAAACACAATTAGTGTATTAGCCTGGTTTGATAGGATGCACCCACATGCCGGTCCCATGTGGCCATGTGGAAACAAACTTCTGATCGGGCACACTTTATGCAATTAATGGCCGGGTGAACGAGCGGGACAAGTCTAATTTGTTATGCTCATATTTCTTTTCTCACTCTATTCTGAACCATAGTATGTTGGTCAATTTAAATGTAATGATTATATCTTTTTCTGTTACGAGGGTGATCATATATATCATGAGATTGAGTTGGCAATGTAGCGAATACCGATAATCCAATGACTTCAACAAACCTTTTCCTACTTTTTGTTTGGCTACCCAATATTTTGTACTTGCAAACATTACTTTGCAGTAGAATATAgaataaattttgaaaaacaaCTAATAATTACAAAGTGTGCACTTAAGGCTGCTTTGATATTGTGGCACGTTATGATAATTTAGCTTTGTCAACCTACTTTTAGCAAAATTACCATTTGCACTATGTGAAGAGTACATTCTATAGTAAAAATATGAATAGTACAAATACACCCGAATGTCAATTATAGGTATAACATATGAAGAACAATTTTACTACGGTGCGAAGTGCAAGTTACACAAAAAGTCATCAAAACCTCTCAACATGGGATCTACTTTATAAGATATTAACGCGAAGAAAAACACCTTTTTAATTTGGATGCTCTATTAAGGAGTTATTTCAGTTACAAAATGGGATCTCGTGAAAAAAAAAGATCCAACTACCTCCCGTCCCTTTGAAAATCTCCCAAAATTGTGGCACCTGTTGCTACTTGAGACATTTGAGGGTAACATATTGAAGGGGTGACAGAATTTAGTATGTGGTGTGGAGAGCAATGATCCTGACCTACCCTTAAGGAATCATATATAGAAAGCTCCAGCTCTTTGGTCGGTTGAATTTTATTTGTGTTTCCTTTACATATTCTTCGAGAGCTTGTAATAATTTAGTCACACGCTAGTATGGTTTGACTCGCTTCGAGAGGAGATCAGATGATGTGATCTTGTGAACTTCCAAATGATGTAATGGTTCGGACAATCAACATGTGTGTTGCTTCAACGTGTTTTTTAGATGGAATTCATCATTCCATTAAACCATTGGCTAAAAAAAATTACCGGCCACTACAATGTTTACATCATTTGACATAGACTCTACGCAGGGTACACAGGGTTCTGGCCACTAGCACCAATCGCCGCAAGGCATGAGCAACTTTGTTACACCCACGGGGACTATAGGGGAAAGGAACATAGCTGAAATTTAGCCCCATGAACTGACGAAGCTCTCTATAAATGACACCCTCCCTCAACATGTCGAGTTCTGTACTCTGCATGGCCTTGAGCACTTGTTGGCAGTGACTCGATCTGGGTATTAACCATGCCCCACTCCGACGCAGACTTCCGCGCCACCGCATAGGCCTCCGCTTCAACATGTCTGTTGTGCCAATGTGATTTTAGAATCGGTGTTCCATTCAGATAAAAAAGGGGTGCCTCATAAATAGTGATTACCATTTTTCTGACATTTTCTTTTTTAGGGGAAAATGATTTTCTGGCCAGTCCGGTTTATTTCTCCATTTTATAATGGCAGGCCCAAGAGCACATCCCAAGCCCACACTCGAACAGCCCAACAAGCGCAACACCCCACCCGGATCTTCTCTCCTCTCCTCTCGCTCCCCGTTTCGCCCGAGCTCAGCGAGCGCCAGGGCCAGCCGCCAGAGACCCTTTCTCCTCTTCGTTTCCGCGGCGCGCCAGATCTCGCGCCCCTTCTCCGGCGGCCGGCGCGGTGAGCTCTTTCTCCCCTTCCTCCGTTACCGCCCTCCGCGTATCACCCTTCGCCGCGCGGAAGGCCAGCTCCCGCCGGAGATCCCCCGCCAACATCCTCGTGGTGGGGCATCAATCCATTCGGCTTGTCGCGGGTTTGTTTGCTGCgcggtagagtagtttatattacAAGAGCAGTTTATTTTCCGGGAATTTCGTTAGGTCCGCCCCTGGGTTAACTAGTGAAGACTTGGGAGTGTGAGATCGATGCGCTGATTGACACCTGATGAAGCTGTAGACTTGTAGTTGAGGTCGTCTAAGAGGGCTTCATGTGCCTTGCCATGGCTGagggttttagggtttagggtgggcATCTGCTGCTCTCACACCCCGCTGTCATTTCAAAGCATTTGCTTTATCAGATAAATTGGCCTGTTGGTCTGGTTCATAGTCTTGGCCTGTGAGATTGATTGCGGCCATTCACTGGGTGAGCTGTAATTTTCCGTTTCATTTGGTGACCTCCTAACCAGAGATTGAATCCCCCAGTTCATGTACTTCTCCTATCAATCATGTCGGAGGACTGAGCTCTCTTCTCATGGAATAGAGGAACTTATGTTGCTCGCCCTTGCCTATTGCTGTGCGGAATTTCGGAACTGGGGGAAGCTAAAGTATGTAGGAGTATTTCTGTAGGCAATGTGAAAGGGTTTGGTGGAAAATTGCCTTCTTTTCTGGCAGCTGAGTTATGCTGCGCATTTAGTTCCAAGTCAAATACTCCATTCTCTAAATCGTCAGTTACGTTGCCGTCTAAGCTTAAATAGTTACCATGACTTGTCCACTTCTGTTTAGCTGCTCTTATTTGAAATACGACGCATATGCTTCTCGTGCTAGAGGTTATTTGTTAATTAAAAATGCATTTAGTTACGCAGGAGATTTCCATGGATCATATTTAGTGTTAATTTCGTTTTTGTTCTTGTGCAGGGCAGCCAATCTTTAGTTTCTTCTCCTTCCTTTGCTATATTTTTGTGCCAATACCTAGTTGACGGTAGGATGAGTTTGTCTTCCATAGCAAGACGACTATGTTGTTCAAGACAGTCATCCACAAGTCGACTTTCAGTAGTTTTGGCTCGTCTGCACAGCACCGAGGCTGCAAAAGACACTGGTGCTAAGAGGTACAAATATCCTGAAGTCTATGACCCATATGGGCCTATGCCACCAGCATCAGAGAAAGTTGTGGGTCTAGCGGACCGCATTGCCGCTCTTCCTCCTGAGGAGATCAAGCAGATAGCTCCAGCTCTCCTTCTCAGACTGAACCAGCCAGCACCACAGGCAATTTCTGGCCAGGGTTTTAGTATGGGTTCTCAAGGTGGTGCAGGGGCTGGCGCCGCAAAGTCTGAagagaaaaaggctgagaagctaGTATTCGATGTCAAGTTGGAGAAATTTGAGGCTGCTGCAAAGATCAAGATTATCAAGGAGATCAGAACATTTACCGATCTGGGGCTGAAGGATGCGAAGGAGTTGGTGGAGAAGGCCCCTGTTATTCTGAAGCAGTCACTCACGAAGGAGGAAGCGGAAGCAATCATCGCAAAGATCAAGGCAGCTGGTGGTGTTGCTGTGATGGAGTGAAGGATCAAATTCTGAACACTGCAATCCTTATTTCTTTCTTCTGATTTTGTTAGCATGATGGAGCATTCCAGGTCTGAGGATCTCTATACTTTTGGAGGAAATGGTTTACTTGTGACAGGTAACGAAAGCGAGATGCGAACTAGATATTTAGTTGCTACGTTGGCGTTCTAGAATAAGACTTTCTTTCAGTATCGCATATCTTTCCTGATGGAACACTGTTGATACTGGAACTGGGTGAAGAAATGTCAGACGCCGTTTTATGAATGTGATGCTGATGCCTTTTGTTTGTCATGGATGTATGTATTGTGAATCATTTAGGATTTTACTACAGATCGAAGGCCAGATTTTTGAGCATGGCAAATCGAACAACCAAGATGGCAAATTATGCTGTGAGGATGCCAATTTTCTTTACCAAACATTCCTGATCATTCTAAATCACGTCCTTTTGGTGTTTGATTTGAAATGCCTTGCAATTTTTATAGCGAACCTGTAACTAGAAGTAAATGATCCATATAGGTCACGTCCTGTTTTGCTTTGCTTGAAAACTACCAGGAAGTTTCTTATAGCATATCCTCATTCAGCCTAGTGATTTGAAGTTCCTTTCGAATAAGCTATCAGTTTCATATAAACGAATCCGTTTCGCCCGTACATGAAAGTAAAAGAAGATGAATGTCCCAGCCTCAGTCCGTCTTCCATgcatgaagaaagaagctgtAATCCCCCGGGTCGCCGGGAATGCCACTCCCGCTCTCCAACCCGGCCTCGTCGCTGTTGACCTCCGGCGGAGCACCCGGCTTGAAGGCGAAGACCGCCTGCGAACCCGGGCCGGCGAAGATCCAGTCGTGCACGTCCCAGAGCACCTGCACCGGCGACTGGTCGACGAGCACCGTCTCGTTGCCCCGGAACTTCCACTGGAGGTTCTTGACCTGCACCAGGGCGCGGCCGTCCACCGTGATCGCCATTTCCGGTTCCCTTGGCCCGGCTAGCGAGGCCTCGATGACAATGTCGTGATCTTTCCTGCTGGTGTCGAGCCACCCCCGCGCCACGAAGCTGCGCCTGCCGAAGACGGTCTCCCGGCGGCACAACGGCACGGCGTCCTCCAGCGACGGCCGGCACTTGCTCCGCTTGTACGCGTCCTTCTTGAGGTCGCCGAGCGTGAGCACGACCTGCTCCTGGCTCACCAGCGCGACGAAGTAGCCGCTGGCCGGCTCCGGGCTGCTCGCCGGGAACTTGGCCGACCGGAGGTCCCAGAAGACGTCCAGGCGGTGGCCGTCGAGGAAGAAGCTCTTGAGGCCCTTCTTGCTCCAGAACGGCCACGGCTTCAGCTCCACCTTGAGGCTGAGcgccccgtcgtcgccgccaccgctgccggcgccgtcgcCGTGGCGATCGATGGTGATGGTGAAGGACTGGTTGATGATGTTCTTGTTCCAGACGGCGGTGACGAGGTGCTCGGTGCCGTTGATCCTGACGAGGTACACCGTCATCGTGGAGCACTgcgccgtcgccgaggacgacgacGCCACCTTGGCCGTGATCGAGTCGTCGGAGGCCGTGGCCCCATGGACGCCGCCGCGCTGCTCGTTCCTGGACGGCTCGCAGGATTTGGAACGCTTGTGCATCTCGCCGAAACAGATCAGATCAGATCGGCCCCCTCTCCCTATGTATGCTAGCTACAACGAGAGCAAACACATCGGCGTGGAACCCGCCGCTTGTCGCGTCAACAGCAATGGCGATCGATCAAGAAGAAGGAGGCTCCGCCATGCTCGATCGTCATGGGCTGCATGTACGTGTGGGATGCCAAATTAAACAAATATAGAAAACATAACAATCAAGGGGACAACGAAATAGTACCAAAAATTCGGCGATTGATTTTTATGGGCAGCATGCAAGAGCGACAAGGGCATCGTAAATcgaacaaaacaaaacaaaaatgtaCGTACGTGGCTTGGCGTTCGCAGCCGGATGCCTGCGCCTATCTGGTCTCGAGAACACGAATTTGATCGATCGTGGGAGGAAAATGgaaactccggcttgggcggagGCTATGGAGAAAGGGGGTTGACGGGAACGAAGAATAATTGGACGGTTTTGCCCAAAAAGATTTTGACGGCCAACGATCGCGCGTCGTTGTCAGCTGGGCACTATTTATGTGGTGGTGGTGGTATGCACTGGATGCGCCATGAAAATAGAACAGGGAGAGAACACGAGCTAAGAAATGGTCGGTGCCCATGTAGCCATGCAGAGGGAGTGAGAGCCCCTTCTTCTGTGAGTGTCATTTGGGAAGTGGTATGAAGTTGAACAATCTTCTTCTTTTTTCGAAACGGGAACAATCTTCTTCTGCACCATGACGCCAACAACAAAACATAGTGTTCCctgcaaaaaacagaaaacataGAGTAGTGTATGTGATTGTTTGGCATCGTGATAAATCATGCTAAAATCGTATCTTCATGGGTTAGGTTCTTTGTGACGGAACTAGCCCTCCACCAGGGTTTGCATTGGTGCtcttatttttttgatttttcgttATGTGGAAGAAGACGTTCCCGTCAACTATAGAGTCGCCTATGGTGACTTGCCAATTTTAAGATGTGATGCCGGCCCAGTATCTTGAATGTGCTCATCTCTACTCATAATGaagcagttggtagtctccgtcAGTTAATTTTCATCCCACCATTTTCGTCCAGTTTTTTTTCGTAGATTTTTTCCCACCACCCCTCCCGCGAAGAAAAACCCGTACGACGCCCCTCCTCTCGATCCAGATGCgacctctctctttccctctctccgccgccgcccccatctcccgctccgcccccatctcccgctccgccgccgcccctaCCGCTCCACCGGCCCGACCTCTTCTTCGGGAGCGACCACAGGAGCAGCTCCACCTCCCTACTCCCTCATGCAACAGCACTCCAAACCCCCACCTCCACGTCCGGCCGCCTCTAGAGTTTCTTACCCTCGATGCCCCGCCGCGACTTGTGTTCCGGGCAGTGAGGATGGGAGCGGGCCGGCCATGTCGCTTAGTGGGTGGAGCGGCTGGGGCAGTGGCGCCACCGCGCTGGGCGGAGGAGAAGGATGAGTCGTGGTGGTCCGAGACTGGAGGGCAGCGTTGTGCCAGATCGAGGTAGCAGTAGCCGGATCCGTGTAGATCAAGGTTCACCATCGTCTGATCCGTGAAATTTGAGATTGCCGTCGCATGGGTCGCCGATGGCCAACACGCGTAGGTCATGGACGACCCTCCCTCGCGAGCCACGCATTCTGGCTCACCACCTCAGGCCGACGCGGTGCCTCCCCGGCGAGGCCGCGACGGCCTCTTCCTCCTCGCGCTGTCTCCGTCCTCCTGCTCAagcccgtcgccgtcgccgtcgcatCCTTCGTGGCCTTTCTGTGTGGGCGCACTGCTAGAGGACGATGTTGAACATGAAGCGGAGCCCAGCCGGAGCGGTCTGACGCGGTGCAAGAGGAATGGTCGACGCCATAGCGTATCTTCGTGGCCAAGGAGCGGTGGTCGACACCATCGAACAGGGGCCATCGGTCGCCTGCACATGGGCCGCATTCTGAACTAATGCTTTCTGCAACTGCAATGTTCCCCTCCATAGCGTA
The sequence above is a segment of the Aegilops tauschii subsp. strangulata cultivar AL8/78 chromosome 6, Aet v6.0, whole genome shotgun sequence genome. Coding sequences within it:
- the LOC109762382 gene encoding large ribosomal subunit protein bL12m, which gives rise to MSLSSIARRLCCSRQSSTSRLSVVLARLHSTEAAKDTGAKRYKYPEVYDPYGPMPPASEKVVGLADRIAALPPEEIKQIAPALLLRLNQPAPQAISGQGFSMGSQGGAGAGAAKSEEKKAEKLVFDVKLEKFEAAAKIKIIKEIRTFTDLGLKDAKELVEKAPVILKQSLTKEEAEAIIAKIKAAGGVAVME
- the LOC109762381 gene encoding uncharacterized protein gives rise to the protein MHKRSKSCEPSRNEQRGGVHGATASDDSITAKVASSSSATAQCSTMTVYLVRINGTEHLVTAVWNKNIINQSFTITIDRHGDGAGSGGGDDGALSLKVELKPWPFWSKKGLKSFFLDGHRLDVFWDLRSAKFPASSPEPASGYFVALVSQEQVVLTLGDLKKDAYKRSKCRPSLEDAVPLCRRETVFGRRSFVARGWLDTSRKDHDIVIEASLAGPREPEMAITVDGRALVQVKNLQWKFRGNETVLVDQSPVQVLWDVHDWIFAGPGSQAVFAFKPGAPPEVNSDEAGLESGSGIPGDPGDYSFFLHAWKTD